CCCAGCAGTGATTAACATGGGCAGGATCTGCCACCCTGGGAGCTTACGGTGTAGTGGGGTAAACACAACCCAAAATGAAGGTGGGATAGCATGTAGTAGCCTAGGAGGTGCTGACCACATGCACAAGAAGAAATTGTGCATTTGCAGGCTCCCAGTATTCAAAGCCTATGGCTGGGTAGACTTTGACCTTCAATCTGAAAGTACAGAAGGGTTGGACCTCCATCGAGTCACTTTTTGAAAGAGCCTGTGTGGTTTTAGAGGGGAGGAAGGCAGACTCAGGGACTGGAGACCACTCTGGCACCTTGCAAGAGGAGGGTTGGAAGGTGAAGAAGGAGGTACCCAACTGGGACCAGGCACCTTGGTCTTTGCCAAGCCAGGGGTGGAAACAAAGGGACTCTGCAGGAATGAGGAAGTTCTCACTCAGAAGTACCGATAGGCTAGGAGCCCAAGCATCTTATCTCCACAGAGATTATGGGAGCAAATGAGTAGGGGAATAAGACCCAAAGGGTCTTTCAGTCTGCTCTGCACTACAGATGGGTTAAAGTCTTCCAGTGCCTTTGCTTCCCCTTCTGGTATCTACAGGAATGAGTCTGAGGTGTCTGTCAAAAGCAGAAACAAGTTCAAGTCCAGGTGTTTGTTGGTGGACAGAGGCCAGGCTTGGAAAACAGACAGGATTGGAATCTTAGTTCTGCCATGTCTGGAAGGGTGGTGGCCGGACACCAGTTGGCTTGTGTGTGGGAAGCTACTGATTCAGCATCACCCTGTGAGAAGCCCTGCTTGTTTGCCCCAGTCAGGGCTATGTGTTGAGAGCACTGGCATCTAATAAGGGTTTAATAAACACATAATAAAAAGCTCATATTTAGTGATGGAATCAGAAGGTGGGATGGGTGAGGTGTCCCTCCACAATGGGGCTgaggagggacagacagagcCTCAAGCTAGAAAGGTAGGACCAGTTAGTTTGGCTAACCTCTCCTGAGGTCTCTACCTTATCTGGCTGTGCCCTGCTCCTCTCCATTCAGGAGAGTCTGGGTCAGTTGCCTTCAAGATTCTTGCAGAATTAAAGGCTTTAAGTGAGTTCTGTTCTTGCCCTCAGACAGAGCAGAGAGGACAGTAAGGAAGCTGGGAGCTGTCTCAGTCAGTACCCAGGGTGACTCTGAGGACCAGAAGAAAATGTGGACATTCAGACTCCACCAGGTGCCCAGTACTCAAAGACTACTCAGTAATGGAGTTTGTAGGAATGTCCTACCATGACTTACTTGGAGAAATTTACTGGACTCTTTGAGCCTTGGTTGCCTGTCCATGAAGTGGAGGGTAGTGGCTAGagagctgctcttgcagaaaacctagTTCGATTCCCAATATCCGTGTCAGGTTCTCACACCTGTCTATCACTttagttctagggaatctgatgccctcttttggcctctgcagatAGTAAAGGGAAGGAGCCTGGTGTAACTTAGTCATCTCTGCCAAGTGTGTTAAGAGGCTGCTGATTAATACACAGGCCTAACCAAACAGGACCTTTTTTGTCTCCTGTCTAGTCTATTCCTCCTGCGTCTTTATTTTTCCTCCCAGATCCTCAGCTTTGTGAAAGAGGTGAAATGATGAGATTGAGGGGAGCATTTTACCCATCAGGTGGGGACCAGGAAGTCTCCAGGCATGGGGAGACCCTGTGCTGGCTTGGAGGATGAACTTGATGGGGGGTGGGGAATCCAGAGGCCAGAAAGATAGAATTTGTGACACTGTAGGCAGGGTTCAGGAACAATAAGGTTTtaccagagggagagagggaggagaggagcagGTATGCAGTCTATGGGAGGACCCTCCTGTAGGAGGGTATGGTGCCTGTGAGGATGGACCGGATGGAGCCTAGGAACCTAATGAGGCAGTCTAGCCCCAGCTTTCCTGCAGAACTCAGAGCCTAGCATCAGGGCTTGCAAATAAATGGATAATAAAGGGAATGGCTGGGTCTGCTCCACTGACCAGCACTGTAGGGGGTTAAGGTATGGTctgtagaaagagaaagaaaagcaacctTAATTGAGCAATTCCTTTGTTAGGTGCTTTTCAAGGCCCTCTTCATGACTCAAGTAGGAGTTGGTTGTGTACACAGCAGCTTCCTCAGTGCCCCAAGACAGTGTCATGGGGTCCCTGTACCACCCTGCAGTGACTTTGTCCCTGGCGAGTTTATTGAAATCTCATTTTGATTCTATTTCTCTTCCCAGCCTGGACAGCTCTAAGAGGTGGACTCTTGCTGTCACTATGCTCCTCATATGCGCCCCCAGCCCCTACTATTACTGCACTCTGCTTACCCAGTGTTCTACAgaattggttttttttccttttaaagcagCTGACAagattttgcttttctctctcccctaCCCATGGATCAGTGTGACTCCCTCCTTAAACATCTACAGGCTTCCTCTGCTAGCTCACATCAAAGGGGTCATGATAGCCTCCTCTCCATGGCTCAGATCTACTAACTATGTCCTCATTTCCAAAGCCCAGCTAAATGAAAGCCACCTGTCCCTCGCCCGTGTGTGTCCTTCCCCAAACTCTACATACAAAGCCCATACTTGTGGTTCTACTGAGGCCACACCTTCCAACCTCTGCCATTCTCATTCCCTACCAACTGCGGCACTCCCCAAGGAAGAAGTGATTGGCACATGCTTTTGCATGCTCTCCCGAGGGTATAACTGATCACTCACAACTCCTGAGTGGCAGAGTCAGGCCTTAATCCTTAGGCTACCTGAGAGGAAAGGCAATTTAGTTAGAAAGAAGGGCCTGTGAGTGAGTAGCACTCTGTTCAGGTCCCAGCCCAGTGGCCCTAGGTAAGATCTCTGCTACCTTTAATGCGGCCTTTTAAAACTGAAGGTAAACGTTTTACCTAAGAGAGCCAGCCATTGGGAGGATGAGAGATGATTTCTGTAAAATGCTCATGGAATGGTCTTAGCACCATCTACACTGAAGGTGGGGTGTCTCCCAGCACTTCCAACCCACAACCTTTACCTGATTGGGTTTCCCTGGGGGTGTGTGAGTTCTGTCCCACTCCACACTTGGAGcttcaagggcttctcctcctgccATCTACCTTCTCGGCTCTGGCTCCTGGGCAGCAGAGAGTTGTTCAACCTCAGGGAAGTTTTGTGAGAGTTGTGGCTTGCGAACTTGCAGTGGAAGAGCTGTTGGTACGCCGTGCGGAAGTCTCTGTTGAGAGCAGCGTACAGGATGGGGTTCAGGGCTGAATTGGCATAGCCCAACCATAGGACAATGCCCTCGACCGCCTCATTGATGGCATCATCCCCTCTCAGCCCACGGTAAACGAATGCAGTGAAGTAAGGAAACCAGCAGATGATGAACGCTCCCATGACGGCCGCCAGTGTCACGGTGGCTTTGTGCTCTCTGATGGTGGCTGCCTTCCAGGAGCTGATGTGGTTGATCCGTTTGGCCTGCTCCCTGGCAATCTTAAAGATTCTGTAGTAAGTGACACACATGATGAGAAGAGGCAGGTAGAAGGTGACCAGCCCATCCACCAGTCCGTACACCTCATTGACCTGGACTTTGCACTTGAAGGTGTCATTGCCCCCTCTGGTCCCATTTCTGCTGTTCCATCCTAGGTGAATAGAGAGGAAGGATAGGGTGATAGAAATAACCCAAATAAAGACCAAAGAGATGGCAACTCGAACTGGGGTGACCAGCACAGGGTACCGCAGTGGGTCCGTGACAGCGCAGTAGCGGTCCAAGCTGATCATGAAGAGGTTGAGGATGGAGGCCGTGCAGAGCATCACATCCAAGCTGGTGTAGATGTTGCAGAAGACGTGGCCAAAACTCCACTTGAAGGACAGCTGGTAAATGGCAGAGAAGGGCAGCACCAGGAGTCCAAGAAGCAGGTCAGTGGCTGCCAGGGACACAATGAAGCAATTGGTCAGACTGCGGAGCCGACGGTTCAAGCTGACAGCCAGGCAGACGACCACATTGCCAGCAATGGTGATGAGGATGAGCGTGGTAAGGACCACACTGATGGTGACTTTCAATGCCATAGAGTCCAAGCAGCAGGAATGAACTGTGCCATTGGGCTCCATTCTGGGGCCCTGTGGCTTCTACATTCACCTCTTGGTCTTGGCCACTTCTCTTCCAGCTCTGACAATTGGGCTTCCAACCAAGCTAAAGGCAAGTTGGGGAAGGCTTAGTGACTGACCCAATGCTGTTCTAACAATAGATCAAGCTGTTCCTTGTGAAGTGCAGGACATGGATAAGACGAAAGTAAGACAGGGCCTTAAAAGCTCACACCCCAGTCCTTAGCTGGTCTTCCAAGCCAGACTTCTCCCAGGTCTGTAATACATATCTACCTTCTAGGTTCCTCATGGAGTCTGAGGCACTGCTGGATATGTCTTGAAGTGGCTTAGGTTTTATATGCAAGGGTTCACACACATAGGCTGTCATGTCCTTCTCCATGGCTGGTACCTGCTCCCATCGATGACTTAAGGTAGAAAACTATTAGCTACCCTCTCTGGGGGGTCATAGAAGCTGTAAATGTAAAGATTGAGTGTTTAGAACTTCAGAATTATACCAACAGCATGACCTGTTTCAAGGTGAGTCTTTCTAGACATCAATCATGAGATGAGAGATCAGGAGTCAATGGGGACTCTTTTAGGTATCCCTCCTTAGGAAAGACCAAGATGGTCAGGGCACATGATGGATGGTGAAGGGGACCAGGATGTAAGTCTATGGTACCATGAGGAAAAAAAGTGGAGGGGCAGATCTAGGACAAGACTGCTTTCATTTGCCTCTGGTTGCTGCCCAACCCCACTGGTAGACATTTGTCCTCAGTTGATTAAATGATGCATTGGATGAGTAGATAAATAAATGCACTCAATTTACTGAATTATTAAGTGTGGGAAACAGTAAACCAGGAACTGACAAGTTTTTCCGAGAAAGAACCAGGCAGCCTGTATTCTTTTCTTTGTAGCCTGCAGGGTGTTTGCTGAAATGACAACTCTGCTACTGTAGCCTAAAAGCAGCCATGGGACTCTGCTCTGGTCAAGCTTCATGGTGGATGTGGAACTGTAAATTTCATATTGTTTTTTTTCTGCTACAAAATCATCATGATTTCCTTTATCCCCCAACAATCTGGAAAAAAAGCAAGCACAGGGCTAgtcttggttttgattttgtcaCCTAATGTCTTCATGATCTGTCAACTCCATCCTTGCGTAGGGTTCAACACCCATGTCtaagtctcattttttttttatttagcagTGTAAACATTTCTGCTTCCAAGTCAGCTGGTACACAGCTCACTCAATTCTAATGGCTGTATAACAGCCCATCGTGTGACCGGAAGTGGTTACTCTACCACTGTATCACCTTCTCAGGCATTTTAGtgattttccttccctccctctctccctcccttttccctcctgtACACACAATCCCTGACACCCGATCACCTCCACAAATCCCCTCCAGTGGGGACAGCCTATGTTTCTAGCTGATGAGAAACAAGGTCATTCCTTGTTTCATGGCTTGCCCCTTTTACATGAATCCCTCCTGGTTTTTCTGAGCTGCCAGCAGGCTTTCCTGAGGATGGAGACTGTGGAAATCTAAATGACGGTGGAACCCTCTTAGAAGCAAGCAGATCGCCCGCCACAGGACATAAATTCTGCCTCTTCCAGCTCTGGCCTGGAGCTGCTCTGCAATCTGAATACAGATGCAGCCTCTGATTATGATGCCTATGCTGGAGCAAGTACCAGGATTCCCCAGCACCCTCTGCTGCtcctactgcctcagcctcttagcCCTGTGAGCTGAGCCTCTGGGTAATATTTCTGGAGGAGTTTTTCATTACAAGAAGAGCCCAAACAGCATAGGTCTTACCACCACACTTAATTAACTTTGGAGGGGGAGCAATAACATAGACATTTTTGAGACTCCGTATTTCTGATAATAATTTCCCCTGCATTTCCTTGACAGTTGGCTGTAGGCATTTTGGCATCAGGCTGGCATTCAAGTTAGCATCTGGGAGAGTATTCACATCGGAGTGAGGCAACTCTCAATATGATTAGaaacccactctctccctccctcctggttTCAACAATCGTTTCTCTGGGTGTGCTGCAGAGCTCTGGGTGCCGGAGATGCACAGGTGACTGCTATGACTGACGCTTTGTGAGTCTTCCAGGATCAATTTTTCCATCTTTCTATTTAGCATAAGGCTTCCCAGAGTTCCCCCCAAGCATTCTGAAGGGGGGGGGAGTTTGTGTGGTGCTAATTCCATCCCACCCCATGGTCTCTGAATGATCATCTACAGGTAAGCAAGCTGCCAGTGTATCCTTTGAACCATAAGAATCCTCAGTATCAGCGCAGTAGCTAATGTAAAGGTCGCTCCGCCAAACTTTCAAACTGCCGAAGTACTTATGCTCACTGCTCTAAGTACTTAAATGCTCGTTGCGGTAAGTACTTATATGGTTGCTGTGCTAAGAGTATCCCAGGGGCATGCAGGCGGCATCAACTATCTGAGCTGTCAAACAGCCTAGCCCACTCACCCAGGAGGTGAATGCTGTGATCTTTGAACTGAGGGAGGCCCTCCACAGTTCCCCTGTCCCCTCTGTGTGAATATAGGCAGGGCATAGCTccaaacatatacacatcacTTTATAACCcccttttcttaatttcttttaagtGAATAATGGATGTCTCTTTAAAGGATTTAAGGTTTAACCAGTTCCTTTTCCTGTTACTAGCCTGAGGTGATGTAACCACAGTTGCAGGGACATTGATAATATCTTTGTTGGCAGGTGTGGAAGTGGCAAAAATATGGATACAACTTGTTACCACCAGGAAAAGGATGAGTAAACTACAGTGAATCTATACTGGGTAACAGGCCTGGCAGAAAAATATCATGGGATCCTAAGAACAGCCCTAGGGGTAAGAGAAATTGTCTCTGCTTAACTTCATGGGATGGTATGTGATGTGGACAAAGACCCAAGTGATGTCCTCTGATACCTGACAGAACCAAATTCAGACTTAGTCCTACAGTGTGGAGGAGTGGCCTCCACAGGACCATGTATCAGAGGTTTGGCCACCCAGCCTGAGTTGTTACTAGAAGGGGTGGAGGTTTTAGAAGGTAGGACCTACAGAGCGGAAGTGAGGTCATTAGGGCCTACAAAGAGTAAGTGAGGTCATTAGGATAAGCCCAATGAAGAAGGTACTGGAACTTTGATCCCcctttgcttcctggctgccttGAGGTGAACAAACCTCTCTGCTATATACTTCTGCCATGATGTGCTATGCCACCATGAGCCCAAAGTCCCCGGGCCAAGAGACTGTAGACTGGCACCTCTGGAGTGATGAGCACAAGTAATCCTTATTTCCTGCTTACCTtaggtgttttcttttccttttttttgtcaCCGTGTGGAAAGCTGACTAGTATATACAGTTCAAGTTCTGGTGGTTTGCCCTTAATGCTCATTCTTTGATTAGACTTCAGTTTTCCTAATCAATTGGATTCCATCATTCATCATCTGTCCTCTACACAGCAACCtgctgtccatccatccacccatccatcaatctgctgtccatccatccgtccatccatccacctatccatccatccatccatccatccatccagtcatCCATCCCTCCTatcttatccattcatccatccatcatccatccacctcaACCATTCATTCAtatacccatccatccatttattcatccattccatccacctatccatatCCACCAACCTaccaacccatccatccatctcaccaacacacccatccatccatcatccatccatccatccacccacccatccatccatccatccatccatccatccatccatccatccatccatccttttcCATTGCCCATAGAAAGGGAAATGTATGCACAGTGtggagtgtgtacatgtgtgtgctctcCTGTGGTTTCCCTACCTTAATGCTCATCTTGGAGCTCAATGGGCCTGGTGACTGTCTGAATGGACAGGTGAGaatgtgtttattattttatattgcaTATTCCTGGGCAGTTGTGTAAAGCTGAAGGAGTAATATGCACAACAATCTTGTTTATCTTCGATACAGTTTTAAGCAGCTTGACTCTACCTCTCTGTACATGTGACAAAGATATAATATTAATTCAGCCATTTCCTTTCCCATCTCACATGTTGACCACAAATGTTTCAGCTGTACAGTTATGCATTTCTTTTTGATAGCTCCCCATGTTTGCCTTAATGCATTTGAAAGAGATGCTTTCCTAAATATACCCAGGCAGAGTAAGCCCTCAACACACATGCAGAGGGAAGCTTTTGATTTTAGCTGCAGGTGTCCACAGCCTTGTTAACAGACTCATTGTCTGCCCCTCATCCCAGGTGGCCTCCATGGGCAGCACTCGGAAGCAATCAAAGGCTGGGATCTCAGTGGGTCTCTTGGGTACTCTTTATGCCCACTTGGCCATACTGGGCTCTCTGTGGGGAGCTGAGCATGCCCTGGCCAGTTCCCATGACCTGTCTTTGTTGTCTCTTAGTATAGACTTTTGGCTGGGCATTCATGGTGAATGACTCCATCTTCTATTTTCAGTGTCAGCTCCTGCCTGTTGAATACCCGCTGTGCCTCACAACATTCTGAGGTGGAAATGCACTTTCTCTTGGTTCTGAAAAATTCTGTCCTTACTGCTTGGCAAGCTCTCCATCCCTTTCTTGTCCTGTGTGCTCTTACTCTTCTTCCAAGTCCTGGTCTCTTGTCACCTCCTGATCCTTGGGGGTAGTTTTTACTTATGTAATTGCAGTTGTGCCAAGTTCTCTTCAGGGGAAGTGAGAGAGTCGTGGAAGACAGAAATGAGCTAAGAGTGAAAGCAGGTAGCACGTGGAGAAGAGACACCTCTGAGGAGCTTGAGGTGGGAGATGGTGCTCTTTTACCCAGGGTGCATGTTCCTTCTGACAGGGGAAAGGGAGAGTGCACAGAAGGGAAGTACAGTTGAGAAGGCAGTAATGGGACTCCTTGAGGACGTGTTTCCCAGTCACTCATCAGGCATCCCCATCCCCGTGGGTCTGTGTGAGCAGGCATTGATGAAGGTCCCCACCCATCACCATAGATGAGCAGATACCCACACCACTAGGTCTCCAGAGGGCAGTCCGTTTATGTCAGTGTTCATGGACCTGGGGTGGAGAAGTTAGAAACACCTCAAAACCATCTCTTAGGAAACAGTCCAAAGTGGACTCGGAAGCAGGTAGCTACTGAAGCACCATGGCTTCCATTCTCTACAGAAGGACAGAGCATCCCAGGCTTCAGAGCAGCTGCCTCACATGGTGACTGGCAAGGCAACTTGTTATTTAGAGGGTCATGGCTGAAGTGATGCTAAGCCTTCCCAAGAGTGCTCTCCACCCTCTAGGGTTGTCAGGAGATGCTGACATggaggtctgtctgtctggagcTGGGACTTGGACTTAGCCTCTTGTGGAAGCCTGAGATGAAGGTCCAGGGAAAGGAAAATGGCACATCAGGTTCCAGTTCTCCAGGACCTCAGCACTGGCCAGGGAGGGGCAGTATGGGCTGAGAGGTGCACGGAGACTCAGAGGAACCAgccctgagtgtgtgtgcatgtgtatgcgtgtgtgcatgtgtgtgtgtgtgtgtgtaagagtgtgtgtattgagtgtatatgtgagagtgtatattgagtgtgtgtgagtgtgcatgtgtgtgttgagtgtatgtgtgtgagtgtgcatgggtgtgtatgtgactgtgtgtgttggTGAGAGTGTATAtcaagtgtgtatgagtg
This genomic interval from Rattus norvegicus strain BN/NHsdMcwi chromosome 17, GRCr8, whole genome shotgun sequence contains the following:
- the Hrh2 gene encoding histamine H2 receptor, whose translation is MEPNGTVHSCCLDSMALKVTISVVLTTLILITIAGNVVVCLAVSLNRRLRSLTNCFIVSLAATDLLLGLLVLPFSAIYQLSFKWSFGHVFCNIYTSLDVMLCTASILNLFMISLDRYCAVTDPLRYPVLVTPVRVAISLVFIWVISITLSFLSIHLGWNSRNGTRGGNDTFKCKVQVNEVYGLVDGLVTFYLPLLIMCVTYYRIFKIAREQAKRINHISSWKAATIREHKATVTLAAVMGAFIICWFPYFTAFVYRGLRGDDAINEAVEGIVLWLGYANSALNPILYAALNRDFRTAYQQLFHCKFASHNSHKTSLRLNNSLLPRSQSREGRWQEEKPLKLQVWSGTELTHPQGNPIRKTTLSCTTRSNGLPSCCKSLWRLRFLRQHLQGTSEEQSGEPLSE